DNA from Fusobacteriaceae bacterium:
TAACCTACATATTATCCCATTATGGCAAACATGTCAAGCAATAAAATGTCAAAATGAAGTGTATACAAAAACTGGCCTGAATTCACGCGGAATTCGGGCAAAAAAGATTTTTTTGATTTGTTCATTCAAGCTTTAAATTTCAAGTTTCCGGTTTCTGGCGTCCACGCTCCATGTGTCAACAATTTCCCCGTGTTCGGCGACGAGAACGGCCGGATAGAGCGCTGTGGTCGGACAGATATGGGTGGGAATGACGTAGAGTTCCGTTCCGATGGCCGGAACCTCCCCCTCATGCCCCTCTTCCATCCGGAATACCCAGTGCTCTTCGCTCTGTCCCATTTCCACAACGTGGTCCAGACCGACGATCTTACCCCGGCTTCCGGGAGGGTCCGCAGCGATGCCCTTATGTCCGAGATCCAGGGTAAAATAGCCTTTCTCAGGATGGCTGACGACCCGGGTGAGAACGAGCGCCCCGGGTACAAAGGGCATGTCTTTGAATTTAGAACAGTATCCGTAATCCGACAGGAATAACGTTCCCGGCGACAAATAGACGCCTTCATGCCTGGCGTGGCAGGGAAAAGACGGCGTACCACCCATTACTAGAATTTCGCACGGGAGGTTTTTGGCCGCAAGCTCCTCTTTTACGGCGCGGATTTTTTCATGGACGGCGTCCACCGCGCTTTGACGCTCCTCAAGATCCGGTATGCCGTGATGGCCATCATAACAGTGAAATCCCCGCAGTTGGATTCCTGGTATCGGCGATGCCTTTTCATAAAAGGCCGCGCTTTGCGCGCAGGGCACGCCGGTTCGGTTCATCCCTAAATTCATGTCCACAAGGACCTGGTAGAATTCTCCGTTTTCCACGGCGCAATTCCCCAGTAATTTCAACTGTTTTAAATCGTCTCCGATCGCGAAAAATTCCGTATCCGGGTATGTCTTGACCAGTTTCGCGAAACGCTTGATATTGGGGCCGATCAGGGGATAGGCCACAATGACCCGGGGCGCTTTCAGCATCCCCAACATTTCCCCTTCCGCGATGGTTGCGCATTTGAATCTTTTGATGCCCATGGTCATTTGCAACAAGACCATTTCGCGCATTTTGTGCGATTTGATATGGGGCCAGAGGTTTTCCGCGGACTTTGCCACAGCGATGGCTTTTCTCGTGTTTTCTTCGATGATCTCTTTGTAATAAATCAATGCCGGCGTAATAATATTTTCCGTTTGCCTCAAAACATAGTTTTCTGACATCTTTCACCTCATTGCGCTGATTCTTGCGCTTTTAAAAAGAACTTCCGGTATAATTCCATGGCTTCATACAATTGCTTTTCTTCGAGAAATTCATCTTTGATGTGCGCCTGGTCAATACTTCCGGGCCCCCAGATGATTGCCTCGAAGCCTCCTTGATGAAACCATGACATATCGCAGCAGGCCGGAAAATACGTGATCTTCGGCTTATTGCCCCGATATTCCGCGTAGACGGCGCCGGCTGTCCGGACGATATCGGATGACGGCAGAACCGCACTGGGCGTCACCTGGATAAATTCTTCGATCGCCCAGCCGATTTCTTTGTGATGAAATAAATCCGTGAGAATCCCCTCGATTTTTCGCTCGAGGCTTTCCCGGGTATCACCGGGTACTGTCCTGCAATCCAGCACAACTTCACAGGTTCCGGGGATAATGTTATCCTTGATTCCGCCGTGGAGCACAGTGGCCGCCACAGTCGGCGGAGGCAGGATATCCGGCTTCATTTTCCCCAATGCTTCGTTCCATTGATCAATTTTCAGTAAAAACGCGGCCATCAGGGTTAAAGCGTTAATTCCCGCGTCCGGTTGCCCCGCGTGACACTGCTTTCCCTTGATCGTCACCCGAAAGCGAATGACGCCTCTGTGCGCGATATTCAATTGATTGCCGGTCGCCTCGCCGACGACGACCCAGTTTCTTTTTCCTTTTTGAAAATTTTGGATAAACCGCTTTGTCCCGATTCCGTCGACTTCTTCATCGGCCACAAAGGCCAGTACCAATTCACAATTGCCTTTTACCGCCCCTTCTCTCTTCAAGCGGATCGCCGCCGTGATCATGGCCGCGATGGCGCCTTTCATATCGCAAGTTCCGCGTCCGTATAAGTATTCTCCTTCTTTCGTCAGCGTAAACGCTTCTTTTGTCCAGCCTTCACCGGCGGGGACCACGTCAAGATGCCCGTTGAGTATCAGTTTACAGGGGCCTTCCCCGGTTCGCGCGATGATGTTCGCCCTGTTTTCTCCGACAATCTGAAGCTCCGTCGAAAAGCCTTCCCGCTTCAGCAAGCCTTCGATATATTCGGCAACCGGCTTTTCATCCCCGGGTTTGTTCACGCTTTGAAACGATATCAGATCCCGCAGAATCTCCAAGGCCATTTCTTTGTATACGTCCATAATCCGTCCTTATCTGATAAAGCTGGCCAGATACATCGTAAGCGGCGGGCAGTAGGCCACAACGAGGATGACGATCGCGCCGGAGATAAAGAAAGGAACCAGATCCTTTGTACATTCCTCAATGGATATTTTCGCGATGTTGCAAGAGATAAAAAGCGTCGTTCCCACAGGCGGGGTAAAAAGACCCATGGCCAGCGAACACAGCACGATGATCCCCATGTGTATGGGATCGACGCCGATACCGGCCGCGATCGGCATAAAGATCGGCAGGAAAATATAGAGATTCGGGACATTGTCCATAACCATCCCGGCCAGGAACAGGATCATGATCATCACGAAAAGCAACATGCCGCCCGGGAGCTTGAGGTTGAGCAGCGCCCGCGCGATTTTTGTTGGGATGTTGTTGCTGATCAGGATCCACTGCATGATGGTGGCGGTGCAGACGACCATCATGACTACCGTCGTACCGATTGCTGAATCCCGCAGGGCCCGGAAGATCTTTTTGATCGTCAGCGTCCGATAGACGAAAATCCCCAGGATCAGCGAATAAACCACACAGATGGAAGCGGATTCCGTCGGCGTCGCGATCCCTAAAATAATGCTTCCCAGCATAAAAATCGGAAAGAGCATGGCCCAGAAGGCGACAATGCTTGCCGACAAAATTTCTTTCAACGACGCCCTTTTTTCTCTCGGATACTTGTTTTTGAGCGCCATCCATACGGTTACGGCAAGATAGGTCAATCCGATCAGAATTCCCGGGATGGCGCCCGCCAGAAACAGTTTGGCGACGGAAAGCCCGGTGATATAGGAAATCACGATCATGGTACTGCTGGGCGGAATAATGATCCCCACGACGGAACTCGTGGCGTTGATGGCCGCCGAAAAAGATTTCGGGTATCCTCTGTCATTCATTTCGGGAATGAGGATCGCGCCTACGGATGAGGCGTCCGCTACGGAAGAGCCGGAAATTCCCGCCATGATCATACTCGTTACCACCGAAACGCAACCCAGACCGCCGGGCAGTTGCCGCACAAGAATACTCGCGAAATTGATGAGCTTTTTGGCGATTCCGGCCTCCACCATCAGATTTCCCGCCAAAATGAAGAAAGGAACGGCCAGAAATGCGAAGGATTGGGTATTGGAAAAGAATTTCTGGGCCGCGAGAGCGGTGGAAATTCCCCGAAACTGCATAAAAAGAAGAGAACCCGTTCCCATGGCGAAGGCGATCGGCACGCCGATAACGATAAAAATGGCAAAAGTCGCGAACATAAGGATTAACATTTTTCTTCACCGCCCGTTTTCAAGATATCAAACAGGATGTATTTGATGAGATTGTAGGATACCACCAGAGCAACTCCACTAAATCCCACCACCATGGAACCATAGGTAAACATTTTGCTGATTCCCGTCAAAACCAGAATCTCGTTTCGGAGAGAAAGGCTCAGACTGAACGAAGCGATGATCATGGAAACCGAAAAATACAGCATTACCATGTGTACCAGAATTTCGATCACGTGCCGCGTCGTCCCCTTGAACCGCTCCTTGATGAAAACAAGGGCGGTGTTTCCGTTACTTTTCGCTATGGCGATGGCGCTCAGCGCCACGATCCACGGAAACAAGAGGTTTGTCATCTCACTGGTGATCACGATAGGACGCTTGAACACGTAGCGGCAAAGGACTTCCATAAACACGAATCCGGTCAGTACCGCCATCATAATACCCGCGATTCCGCTCAAAACATCTGTGATGAGGTAAATTGTTTTTTCTAATTTTTTCATTGGTCTTCCTCTCCCCATATCCTTCCCGATTGTTCCTATTTTTTGTATTCTTTGATGATCGCGCTCACTTTTTCGTCGGCGCCGGAATAAAAGATTTCATAGACAGGTTTTGCCGCCTCGGCGAAAGCCGCCGGATCCGGATGCGTAATCTTTTTGAACCCGTTTTTCATCATTTCAAGATATTTGCTGTCGGCGTTTACCGCGTACGCTCTCGATACTTCCTGCGCCTTTGCCGCTCCCTCAAGAATGATTTTTTGCGTTTCCGCGTCCATGCTCTCGAATTTTTTGTCGTTCATAATAAAATTGATCGCATAGTAGAATACATTGACTACGGCGAGGTAATCCTGGACTTCAAAGAATTTTTGCTGATAAATCGCGTCAATGGGGTTGAACTGCCCGTCAACGACGCCCTGGCTCATGCCGAGGTACAATTCGGAGAAAGGCAGCGTTGTCACGGAACATCCGAGACTCTCAAAGGTCTTGATGGAAGCGCCTTCGTTGGGAGAGCGCATTTTGAGTCCTCTCATGTCCGCTACGCTTTCAATGGCCCGTTTGTTGTTTGTGATCTGCGCCATGCCCAGATCTCCCCATCCGATGATCTTATACCCGAATTTCTTCGCGATTTCCTTGTAGCGTTCTCCAAGCACGCCTTCCTGCAGTTTATGTCCTTCGTCAAAATTCTTTACGAGAAAGGGAAGCGTAATCCCGGAAAATGAGGGATCCACGGTGGACATGCTCGAACATCCCGGCAGAGAAAAATCCAGGACGCCGATCTTGACCATTTCGATCATTTCCTGCTCGGAACCGAGGGTTCCGGCGGCAAATAATTCCACGGAAATACGCCCCTTGCTTTCCTTTTCGACGTATTCCTTGAATGTCTTCGCCATTTCCCCGCGGACGGAATCCTCCACCGTATTGTAGCCCAGCTGGAATTTGTAATCTTTTGCCTGTACCACAAGCCCGGACAGCAAAATTCCCATCAGAATGACCTTCAGCAGCAATGCAACTTTTTTCATTTGTTCCTCCTTTATTTTGATGTAAGTGAACTAGTATTCCCTGTGATTCCCGGTTACTTTATCCTCGCGATGAGCTCCACCTCCGTGGTGATATCCGTCGGGAGCACATTCACGCCGAGGGCGCATCTTGTGTGCTTTCCTTTATCACCGAAGACTTCCATCATCAGATCGGAAGCCCCATTGATGACCTGCGGCTGTCCGTAAAAGTCGTCGGCGCTTGCCACAAAACCTTTCAAATGAACGATCTCTTCGATATTGTCCAAATCCCCGACCGCTTTTTTCATTTGCGCGAGCAGATTATACGCGCAATATTTTGCCGATTGATAGCCTTCCTCGGCCGTGCGTTCTTTGCCGACCTTTCCGGTAAAGAGCTGCTGGCCGTTAATGATGGGCCCCTGGCCGGAAACGAACAGCAGATTCCCTACGATCTTATAGCTTGTGTATGAAGCGATGGGCGTGGGGGGCGTCGGCAGTTCAATTCCCAATTCTTTCAGTCTGTTTTCGATGATCATGATTTATGCTCCTCCTTAAAATTTTTCTCTGTTTTCATGGATTTCATCCAGATAATTGTACAGCGTGAATTTTGATATCCCGAATACGTTGCATATTTTTGTGTTTGATTTGCTGATCAAGAGCGCCCCTTTTTCATCCAGGTAACGCAGCGCCCGTATTTTGTCTTCTCTGGTCATTTCCGCCACCGGTTTTCCGACGATCTCCAGGCTCCCGTTGATCAGATAGGTAAGCAAATCGGAAACATTCGTTGCGAAAAATTCTTCGGAAGTCCGCGCGTTGGAGTCAGGCAGTTTGGAATCCAAATAATCCCTGATTTTCATGGTTTTCGTGACGTCGCTGTTGACGCAAAGGGCGCCGATGAAGTGGCCTTGATCATTTTTCAGATACATTGTGGAAGACATCAGGGTTTTCCCGTCTTTCGTCTTTGTCACATAATTCGTCTTCAGATCCTTTGTCTCTGTGCCTTTGATGACTTCCAGCCCCAAGTTGCTGCCGCAGTCTCCGATATTCCGTCCCGTGATGTGGTTGTTTTCGATGGCGACAATACTCCTGTCATAGCCTTTCGACCAGTCATGGAGCACAATCTCCGTTTCATCTCCAAATTGCGCTTTCAGCAATTGCATCAAATTTTTGAAAAATTCCATTTCTTCGTCAATCGTTTTCATGCTTTCACTCCTCACTGCAGGCTCATTTTCTCTTTAGATATAAATTCAAGCATAAATTCAAATTATTATTATTTTGAAATTTATCAAAAATCAAACTTTTTTTCATACAACAATACTATACGCTTCTTCTGCTGTTTTGTCAAGGGAAAATTTTGCCTTTGACCATGAAATCTTATTTTTCCTGACAACGCGCTTGTTTGCGCGCATAATGCAGCGCAAATAATCAGCGTATTTCTCCCGATTAAAGCCGGAAAACACAAAAAAGGCCGGAAACCTTCCAGCCTTTTTCAAATTTTCTTATCTTTCGGCTACGGTACAGGCGCCCTTCTCACGAGTCACAGTCAGGCTCGTCCGCGGGAAAATCCATCACGGATTTCAGCATATGCTCGCTGACGATCTGCTCAAATTCGGGGTCATCCTGATAGAGATCATCGAGAAGCGCCCGGATGTAGGTCACCATTTTCCGGTATTTCGGCAGATCCGTCTCGTGAGAATAGCTGTCCGCGATGGCGATGATCGGGATCAAGCGGTCGAGAAGATTGACCAAAAAACGCAAAAGGTCGACAAAAGGCTCGGGATTTTCCCGGATGGCGTCCCGGTCAAGCTGATCGATGACGGAATAGGGATATTTGCCGCCGAATGAACTTTTTTCTTTCATGAAATTACTCCGTTTGGCGCTCTTAACAATAACGCCCCAGAAAATCTTTGATTTTGCTGTCAAACAGCTGCGGTTGGAGAATGCCCGCCATATGACCCACATCGCTGTCAATCACATAGAGTTCCGCGTTGCCGCCGAGCCAATTGATCCGATCCACGGTCCACTTTACAAATTCCGCCGGGTGCATGAGATCGCTCCGACAGGGTACGGCCAGCACGCGGGCTTTGATCCGGGAAAGGGCCTCGTCGAGATTTCCGCCGAAATGGCGGGAAATATCGTGGTTCATAAAGATGCGACACGTGTAGATCCAGTGATTCAGGTCGACCAGGGCGGACCGCTCCACCTGGAGCTTGTACAGCTGATCTTCCACGGTGGAGAAAGCGAGTACGTCTTTGTAACAGTCGACATCGGCGCTGTTTCTTTTGTAGGTCCGCTCGAGATAAGGAGCGGAAAAGGCGCCCACGGTCATGATTTGCAACGCAAGATATAAACTTTCGTCCGGTTGCTCCGCCTCGTTGTAGTAATTCCCGCCGTGCCATTTGGGATCCAGCTTTGCCGCCCGGATCGCGTGCTGCAAAGAGATAAAGGACGTAAATGACGGATGCACCGGCGTCGCGATAACCGGAATGATCACGTCCACCCATTGGGGATAATGAACGGCCCACTCATAGGAAATGATGCCGCCGGCGGACGCGCCCATTGCCGCTTTGAGATGGCTTATGCCCAGTGACTCCAGTAAGGCCTTTTGCGTATGGACAATATCCGTCACAGTGGGCACGGGAAAGGAAAGGGCGTAGCGCTTGCCCGTGGCGGGATTTACGGAATACGGGCCCGTCGTATGGACAAAGCTCGATTTTACAGCGCAATTGCAGAGATTATCCGTACTGATCACGAAATATTTATTCGTATCCACCGCTTTTCCCGGGCCGATAAGACCGTCCCAATATCCGGCCAATTCGTCGGTTTCGGCGTATTTTCCCGCACAATGGCTCGTCGCGGAGAAATAATGGGAGACAAGAATAACATTATCTTTTGCCGCGTTGAGCGTACCGAAGGTCTCGTATCCGATTTCCACCGGAATCGTCGGTCCGTATTCAAAGGCAAAATTCTCGATCTTGAAAACCTGTTTTTTTGTCAACAAGGCCATGGTTCACCTCCCGAAGTTTCTTCAGACAATGCCGGCAAAGGTCAAAAGGATCCCGACTGCGGTCATGATGAACGGAATGATTACCGTCAAGACAAAAACGTGTTTGTAGGAATCCCTTGGCGTAACGCCGCAGACCGAGCACATCAGAATGAAGGTGGCGCAGTGGGGCAGCGTATCCAAGCCGCAGCAGGCGATAACCATGATTCTATGGAAAGCGGCGGGATTGATCCCCGTGGCCAGATAGTTGGGAAGCATCAGGTTCGCAAAGATCTGCAATCCGCCGAGGGCCGTTCCCGTAATACCCGCGACGACATTGACCGCGAATACGGCGGAAACATAGGGATTGAAGGTCGTGGTCAGGCTGTTGGCGAAGTTGATAAAATACTGGAACGCCGGAGCGATCTGTACTACGCCCGCAAAGCCCATAACGCCGCCCGTCAAAAATGTGGCCGGGATACTGTTCCAGAATCCGTTGACAAATGTCTTGACAATTTTTCCTTTCAAGGTCTTGTAATTCAGCAGCACGTTGAGGAACATGGCCGTCAAAAGCGAAGTCAGGATCGTATGCAGCGCGGGCATCATGCTCTTCAGGATAAACATCATGACAATTACGGTAATGATGGGGATGATCGACGTCGCAAAGGGAGGCAGGGACTTATCTTCTATGGCTTCAATGGCGTCGGAACCGGATACGACATAGCCGATACCTTTTTCCACGTCTCTGCCGCTGACGATCTTCAAGTACAGACTGCCCAAAACGAGACCCAGCAGCCCGATGATCGTTCCCATGATCGGCGCCGCGTAAGCGTTTGTCCCGAGGTTATACTGGGGTTGTGTCAAAAGCGCGTTTGTGAGGGTCGGATTGCCGGGAAAGGCGAGACAGAGGGAAACGGAAGCCGCCAAAACGATGCCCGGCAGGTAATTTTTGGAAATGTTCGCTTTTCTGAAAAGAGGAGCGGCTATAGGATAAATGGCAAATACGATAACAAATGCGCTGATCCCGCCCAAAGCCAGAATCAAGGTTACCAAAAGCGCCGCCACCGCCGCCATTTTGGTACCGCACAATTTAAACAACTTTGCCGCGACGGACTCCGCCGCGCCGGAGACTTTCATGAACTCGCCGTAGGCCGCGCCCAGCCCGAACTGCAGGAAGTAGCTTCCCACAAAAGCCCTCATGGCGTTGGCGTAATCTCCCGTAATAGACGGCCAGAACGGCAACCAGTTTGTTACTGCAACGATAGCTGCGGCAATCAATGACGCGATGAATGCATTCAGCCCTTTGTAGCTCAGGATAACCAATGCTGCGATTGCGATGAGTAAACCGATAACTCCTATCATTTGCAAACCTCCGCGTTTAAAGCCCGTCGGCTCTTATATGTAAAGGGCCCTCCTTTTGAGGCAGGGTTGTCCTTTTTTCGTCGAAGGCGTTCCTGATTCGGTTAAATTGTACGGAGACATAATTATCCCACAATTGTAGCATACTGACAACAAAAAGTCAAACTATTTTTCCTTTGAAATCGGCGGTATGACCGCGCGAATCCTAGTCGCTTATGTGTAGCTCGCGCCACAATCGAACACATCGTTCTGATAAAGTGCAAAATCAAGCAAAATCACAAAAATTTTGCATAAAAATCTTGCCGTTTCTTGAAAAAAGGCGTAAACTAGTCAAGAGATACTAATTTTTTTACACAGGGGGTACACATGAAAACACTCAAGACAAAACTATTCCTTTTTTTCCTGCTTCTTTCCCTGCTTCCCGTTTTTTCTTCCGCTAAGGCTTTTCCGAAGGATCTGGTCGTCGCGCAACAGGCGGATCCGAAAACGCTGGATCCCGCCGCGACCATCGACGTTTATTCGCACAACATCAATCTGAGCATCTATGACAGGCTGTTTGACTGGTCTTCGGAAATGAAGGCGGAACCGAGTCTGGCGGAACGCTATGAGCAAAAAGACCCGACGACGCTGTACATCAAGCTGCGGGAAGGCGTCAAATTCCATAACGGAGATGAGCTGACCGCAGAAGACGTGAAATTTTCCCTGGAACGGGCCGCCAAAGCCCCGGCGTCCATGACATTTTTCGCAAGCATCGAAAAAGTGGATATCCTGTCAAAATATGAAGTCAACATCATCACCAAAACGCCCTATGGTCCGCTGATCAGTTCTCTGGCCCACGCCTGCGGCTCCATTTTGAGTAAAAAATATGTCGAATCCGGAAATCCGAACATCTTCTTTGAGCCCGTAGGTACGGGCCCCTTCAAGTTTGACTCCTGGAAAGTGAGCGACCGGATCATTCTCACGGCGAATAAAGACTATTTCGGCGGCGCGCCCTACGTGGAGCGGCTCGTTTTCCGGAATATCCCGGAAGGCGTGAGCAGGGCCATCGCCCTCGAAACAGGGGAAATTGACATGGTCTTGGCCGTGGACATCACCGACCGCGGCAGAATCGAGGAAAATCCTCATCTTGTCCTGCATTCCACCCCGTCTCTGGGACTGAACTTTATCGGTCTGAACTGTGAAAAGGGCCCCACAAGCGACGTGCGCGTGCGTCAAGCCATCCAGATGACGATCAATTCCACGGACATCGCCGACGCCGCCTACAACAAACGGGCCATGCCGACTTATACGGTAATCCCGCCGGGCGTTCTCGGCTACGAAAAATTGCCGCCCTACGAACTCAGCGTGGAAAAAGCGAAAAAACTCCTTGCCGACGCGGGGTATCCCAATGGGCTCAAACTGCGCTTCTGGACAAATGAAAACCAGTCCCGGAAAGACACGGCGGTCATTCTCCAGGAACAGCTGCGGGCCATCGGGATCGAGCTCTCCATTGAAATCCTCGAATGGTCGGCGTATATCGAAAAAATCAGCAAGGTGGAACAGGATCTTTATATGCTGGGCTGGCCCGGCGCCACCGACCCCGACGGCTGTCTCTACCCGATGTTCCATTCCTCCAATAAAGGCTCGGCCGGAAATATGTCCTTCTACGACAACAAAAAAGTGGACGAACTGCTCGATAAAGGCAGAACATCCGTGGATCCCGCGGAACGGGAAAGCGCTTACCGGGAAGCCGCGAAAATCATCCGGGAAGAAGTGGGCGTGTACGCTCTCGTGATCCCCAATGTCGCCGTCGGCGCGCAGGATTACCTCGAAGGTTTCTTCGCGTATCCGACGTTTATGCATCTGTTCAAAAACGTTAAAAAGAATCTCAAATAAATCGCCATCCATGAAAAAAGAGCTGTCGCCGGTCCTTTGCCGCGACAGCTCTTTTTTTTTCTTATTTCATAAATTCAATGAATTCCTTTGCCGCTTTTTCGAATTTTTCCCGGTTTTCCGGCGAGGCCTCGGGTTCGGATACGCCGAAAATGGCGCGGATCCATTGCCCGTCGGTGGGGTTGGGGAAAAGGATGAAGCGGTTCCCGAAGAGGGCTTTGTCCTCTTCCATCCGGGCCATGCGCTTTTTGACGTCGCATTCATAGTACGCCCGCCTGAAATCATTCATGTTGTCCCCGAGAAAGCAAACGATCTCGTGGGTTTTGGCGATTTCCTTCTGCCGGGCTTCCTTGTCGGAGGAGCCGATCAACACCGTGACGTGGGTCTCGTCCGCATATGGGTATTCCAGTCTTTTGAGCTGCTCCATGACATATCCCGTCGTTTTGTCCCCTTGATTCCGACTCGTGATGTAGAAAACCGCCACATCCGATTCTTTACATAATTTGAGAAAATCCGGCGCGCCCGGCGCAGGGATCATTTCGTATTTCGGAAGCCAATTTGCCCAGAGGTCGTCGTCGAAAAACTCTTTTTGCGCCGCGATCAGGGTTCCCCAGTATCGTAGCGGCAGGACTACCGTATCATCCAGATCCGTTATGACCGCGAGGGGGCTGTCTCCGGCCTTTCTGTTCCGACAAGCCTCTTGGACGCGGGCTGTGGCGACATTGTAACCCTGATAGTATAACGCGCGGTATTCCGCCGCCGTCTGCTTCCACGCCGCCGCCATCGTCAGCATATTGCTTTGGGGGGATTCTTCTGTTTCTTTTCTGAATTCCGCTTTGTCGTTTTTCATGATCATTCCCTTGAAGGTCGAGTCTTTGCCGCCGGTTTTTGTAACCTGATTATACACCCGGACAGGCGGATTGTCAAGGGGTGGGGGGAACGAGCGCCCGCCCCCGACCTTTTCCTTGACATCACCCCTGATTTTGCGTATAATGATCGTGGAAGAATCAGACAAATTTTGACTGAAAAGGACGTCACAGACGAGGTGAGGAAAACGGAAATCAAGGAAAGACTGGCCGCCTTGCGAAGGGAAATGGCCTCGCGGGGGATCGACGCGTATTATATCCCGTCCACGGACCCGCATCTGAGCGAATACGTGGGGGAACGCTTCAAGGCGCGGGAATTTATCAGCGGTTTTACAGGCTCGGCGGGGACTGCCGTCGTCACCCGGGAGGAGGCCGCCCTTTTTACCGACGGCCGTTACTTTATTCAAGCGGCCCGCCAGCTGGAAGGGACGGGATTCACCCTGCACAGGATAGGCGAACCGGGGGTCACGCCCTGCCCAGAGTATGTGGCGAAACTTCTGCCGGAAAAGGGAGTTCTGGGCTTTGACGGGCGGGTCGTTTCCGTCGAGAGCGCCCTTGAAATTCGCGAGAAGGCCGGGGGAAAAGCCTTTGACATCAAAAGCGGCGAAGATCTGGTGGATCTGATCTGGCGGGACCGGCCGGCCCAGGTCCTGACGGAGGCCTTTACGCTGCCGGCGGCGCTGACGGGCGCGGGCTTCGGGGACAAGCTCGCCCGTATCCGTGAAAAAATGCGGGAAAAGGGCTGCGATTACCATGTGGTCGCCTCCCTCGACGACATCGCCTGGATCTTCAACCTGCGGGGTCACGACGTCAGGAATAATCCCGTGAACCTCGCCTACGCGGCCTTTACGCCGGCCAGGGCGATCTTGTATATCGACGAACACAAACTTACGCCCGCGGTCAAGGACGAGCTTCTGAAAAATCATATCGTGCTCAGGGATTATGAAGATATTTACCGGGAAATCGAAGAAATCGAAGGGAAAACCGTCCTTCTGGACAAGGCGAAAATCAATTACCGGATTTATGAGGCTTTGCGGGAGAAAAACCGCGTTATCTTCGCGGAAAATCCCTCATTTTTGATGAAGGCCTGCAAGAACGAAACGGAGCTCGCCCACATCCGGGAAGCCCATCTCCGCGACGGCGTCGCCTGTACCCTGTTTCTGCACTGGCTCAAGGAAGAGATCATCGCCAAAGGGCTTACGGAAAGTCTGACGGAGATCGACATCGCCGAAAAGCTGGAGAGCTTCCGAAAGGCGCAGAAAGACTATGTGGAGCCCAGCTTCAACACGATCGCCGCCGTCGGCGAAAACGCGGCCATGATGCACTACCGGGCGGATCCGGCCCATCCGGTTCCCCTTGTGAGCGGAAAACTCCTGCTGATCGATTCCGGCGGACAGTATCCCGACGGGACCACGGACATCACCAGGACCTTTGCCCTGGGGCGCGTGGATCAAAAACTCAAGACGCATACGACCCTTGTCCTCAAGGGAATGCTTTCGCTGGCCAAGGCCAAATTCCTCCACGGCGTGACGGGCACGAGCCTTGACG
Protein-coding regions in this window:
- a CDS encoding D-TA family PLP-dependent enzyme, whose translation is MIYYKEIIEENTRKAIAVAKSAENLWPHIKSHKMREMVLLQMTMGIKRFKCATIAEGEMLGMLKAPRVIVAYPLIGPNIKRFAKLVKTYPDTEFFAIGDDLKQLKLLGNCAVENGEFYQVLVDMNLGMNRTGVPCAQSAAFYEKASPIPGIQLRGFHCYDGHHGIPDLEERQSAVDAVHEKIRAVKEELAAKNLPCEILVMGGTPSFPCHARHEGVYLSPGTLFLSDYGYCSKFKDMPFVPGALVLTRVVSHPEKGYFTLDLGHKGIAADPPGSRGKIVGLDHVVEMGQSEEHWVFRMEEGHEGEVPAIGTELYVIPTHICPTTALYPAVLVAEHGEIVDTWSVDARNRKLEI
- a CDS encoding M20 family metallopeptidase — translated: MDVYKEMALEILRDLISFQSVNKPGDEKPVAEYIEGLLKREGFSTELQIVGENRANIIARTGEGPCKLILNGHLDVVPAGEGWTKEAFTLTKEGEYLYGRGTCDMKGAIAAMITAAIRLKREGAVKGNCELVLAFVADEEVDGIGTKRFIQNFQKGKRNWVVVGEATGNQLNIAHRGVIRFRVTIKGKQCHAGQPDAGINALTLMAAFLLKIDQWNEALGKMKPDILPPPTVAATVLHGGIKDNIIPGTCEVVLDCRTVPGDTRESLERKIEGILTDLFHHKEIGWAIEEFIQVTPSAVLPSSDIVRTAGAVYAEYRGNKPKITYFPACCDMSWFHQGGFEAIIWGPGSIDQAHIKDEFLEEKQLYEAMELYRKFFLKAQESAQ
- a CDS encoding TRAP transporter large permease produces the protein MLILMFATFAIFIVIGVPIAFAMGTGSLLFMQFRGISTALAAQKFFSNTQSFAFLAVPFFILAGNLMVEAGIAKKLINFASILVRQLPGGLGCVSVVTSMIMAGISGSSVADASSVGAILIPEMNDRGYPKSFSAAINATSSVVGIIIPPSSTMIVISYITGLSVAKLFLAGAIPGILIGLTYLAVTVWMALKNKYPREKRASLKEILSASIVAFWAMLFPIFMLGSIILGIATPTESASICVVYSLILGIFVYRTLTIKKIFRALRDSAIGTTVVMMVVCTATIMQWILISNNIPTKIARALLNLKLPGGMLLFVMIMILFLAGMVMDNVPNLYIFLPIFMPIAAGIGVDPIHMGIIVLCSLAMGLFTPPVGTTLFISCNIAKISIEECTKDLVPFFISGAIVILVVAYCPPLTMYLASFIR
- a CDS encoding TRAP transporter small permease subunit; translation: MKKLEKTIYLITDVLSGIAGIMMAVLTGFVFMEVLCRYVFKRPIVITSEMTNLLFPWIVALSAIAIAKSNGNTALVFIKERFKGTTRHVIEILVHMVMLYFSVSMIIASFSLSLSLRNEILVLTGISKMFTYGSMVVGFSGVALVVSYNLIKYILFDILKTGGEEKC
- a CDS encoding TRAP transporter substrate-binding protein is translated as MKKVALLLKVILMGILLSGLVVQAKDYKFQLGYNTVEDSVRGEMAKTFKEYVEKESKGRISVELFAAGTLGSEQEMIEMVKIGVLDFSLPGCSSMSTVDPSFSGITLPFLVKNFDEGHKLQEGVLGERYKEIAKKFGYKIIGWGDLGMAQITNNKRAIESVADMRGLKMRSPNEGASIKTFESLGCSVTTLPFSELYLGMSQGVVDGQFNPIDAIYQQKFFEVQDYLAVVNVFYYAINFIMNDKKFESMDAETQKIILEGAAKAQEVSRAYAVNADSKYLEMMKNGFKKITHPDPAAFAEAAKPVYEIFYSGADEKVSAIIKEYKK
- a CDS encoding RidA family protein, coding for MIIENRLKELGIELPTPPTPIASYTSYKIVGNLLFVSGQGPIINGQQLFTGKVGKERTAEEGYQSAKYCAYNLLAQMKKAVGDLDNIEEIVHLKGFVASADDFYGQPQVINGASDLMMEVFGDKGKHTRCALGVNVLPTDITTEVELIARIK